A genome region from Salvia splendens isolate huo1 chromosome 19, SspV2, whole genome shotgun sequence includes the following:
- the LOC121778879 gene encoding uncharacterized protein LOC121778879 has protein sequence MRKQSDLRQFISKKRKSRDISSPTSSFRAANPPASNSAANPPASNTPASSTPALIDNVSPSNASVPSREKELIYDVEYVPQDPGKRKDIMEYPPHERDAVRRAYILRKPCQPKNHKFPRKEIGGSRRFMTSWYDKWDWLEYSMEEDAAFCFVCYLFKNEVGLNAGGDAFVNKGFKSWNKPDRFIKHIGGSEVLIIVLMRNM, from the coding sequence ATGAGGAAACAATCCGATCTTCGACAATTTATCTCCAAAAAGAGAAAATCTCGTGACATAAGCTCTCCGACTTCTAGCTTTCGAGCCGCAAACCCTCCTGCTTCAAACTCTGCAGCAAATCCTCCAGCTTCAAACACTCCAGCTTCAAGCACTCCTGCTTTAATTGATAATGTGTCTCCTTCAAATGCTAGTGTGCCATCTCGCGAGAAAGAATTGATTTATGATGTTGAATACGTTCCTCAAGATCCTGGGAAAAGAAAAGACATAATGGAGTATCCTCCACATGAGCGAGATGCAGTTAGAAGAGCCTATATTCTTAGAAAACCTTGTCAgccaaaaaatcataaatttccCCGAAAAGAAATTGGAGGTTCACGTCGATTTATGACTTCATGGTATGATAAATGGGATTGGCTTGAATATAGCATGGAAGAAGATGctgcattttgttttgtttgctaCTTGTTCAAGAATGAAGTTGGACTTAATGCGGGGGGAGACGCGTTTGTGAATAAAGGATTTAAGTCATGGAATAAGCCAGATAGATTTATTAAACATATTGGTGGGTCAGAAGTGCTCATAATCGTGCTTATGAGAAATATGTGA
- the LOC121778880 gene encoding probable LRR receptor-like serine/threonine-protein kinase At3g47570: protein MGISLPNLEWLYLGYNRLDGPIPSSINDLSKLIMLDLGVNSFIGSIPDFGNLKHSQSIYLHQNHLTADKSQTQELTFLSSLTKCRNLKYLALADISLNGILPASIGDFSSSLQSGIPSSIGGCLSLEHFYLSNNSLEGSIPQSLGSVRNLITIYLSYNNLSGSIPKSLEDLHFLEYFNVSNNKLVGEIPEGGCFGNLSNKSFSNDHALCGLIRFEVPLCIENHHGSRRLKKFMVPSGVLVVTMVVIVILVFTKKCKPKKSPLLPTAISPMTEYRRVSYVELECGTSGISESNLLGKGSFGSVFEATLSDGLKAAVKVFNLQLQGG, encoded by the exons ATGGGCATTTCACTTCCCAATCTTGAATGGCTTTATTTGGGTTATAATAGACTTGACGGTCCGATTCCAAGCTCCATCAACGATCTCTCTAAACTCATCATGTTGGACTTGGGTGTTAACTCATTCATCGGCTCCATTCCGGACTTTGGTAACTTGAAGCACTCGCAATCCATATATCTCCATCAAAATCATTTGACTGCAGATAAATCCCAAACTCAGGAGTTGACATTTCTCTCTTCGTTAACTAAATGTCGCAATTTGAAGTACTTGGCATTAGCAGACATTTCATTGAATGGTATCCTACCTGCTTCAATTGGGGACTTTTCCTCGTCTCTTCAAA GTGGTATCCCCAGCTCAATTGGTGGTTGCCTGTCATTGGAGCATTTCTACTTATCAAATAATTCATTGGAGGGTTCTATTCCCCAATCCTTAGGAAGTGTTAGAAATTTGATAACAATATATTTATCTTACAATAATCTTTCTGGATCTATACCCAAGTCATTAGAAGACCTTCATTTCCTTGAGTATTTCAATGTTTCTAACAACAAATTGGTGGGGGAGATTCCAGAAGGGGGTTGTTTTGGTAACTTGAGTAATAAGTCTTTTTCCAACGATCATGCCCTTTGTGGTCTAATAAGATTTGAAGTTCCACTTTGCATAGAAAATCATCATGGATCAAGAAGATTGAAAAAATTTATGGTGCCTTCAGGGGTTTTAGTTGTGACTATGGTGGTGATTGTCATCCTTGTGTTTACAAAGAAATGCAAACCGAAGAAATCACCACTGCTTCCTACTGCTATTTCACCGATGACTGAATATAGAAGAGTTTCTTACGTAGAACTAGAGTGTGGAACAAGTGGTATTAGCGAGAGCAACCTTCTTGGAAAAGGAAGTTTTGGTTCAGTATTTGAAGCAACTCTTTCTGATGGGTTGAAAGCTGCAGTAAAAGTTTTCAATTTGCAATTACAAGGGGGTTGA
- the LOC121778882 gene encoding probable LRR receptor-like serine/threonine-protein kinase At3g47570, with protein sequence MRRKKKVALSTDISPPTTEYKRISYRELEQGTCSFSETNLLGRGSFGSVFEATLSDGLKVAVKVFNMELQGAIRSFEVETTILSSIRHRNLVRIVGCCCDSEFKALIMTYMPNGSLEKWLHLDMNRLDLIKRLKIAIDVAAALEYLHHGHTFPVVHCDIKPNNVLLDQDMTAHVADFGISKLFDEGETVIQTQTVGTIGYAAPGDA encoded by the coding sequence ATgcgtagaaagaaaaaagtagcACTCTCCACTGATATCTCACCACCAACTACTGAGTACAAAAGAATTTCTTATAGAGAACTTGAACAAGGGACTTGTTCATTTAGTGAAACCAACCTTCTCGGAAGAGGTAGTTTTGGTTCTGTATTCGAAGCAACACTTTCGGATGGGCTGAAAGTTGCAGTAAAAGTGTTCAACATGGAACTGCAAGGAGCAATAAGGAGCTTTGAGGTTGAAACTACTATACTGAGTAGCATTCGGCACAGAAACTTAGTTCGCATTGTTGGATGTTGTTGTGACAGTGAGTTTAAAGCATTGATTATGACATACATGCCAAATGGAAGCTTGGAGAAATGGCTACACTTGGACATGAATCGTCTAGATCTTATAAAGAGATTGAAGATAGCAATAGATGTTGCAGCAGCCTTGGAATATCTTCACCATGGCCATACATTCCCCGTTGTCCATTGTGATATAAAGCCAAACAATGTGTTGCTCGATCAAGATATGACTGCTCATGTTGCTGATTTTGGTATTTCCAAGCTTTTTGATGAAGGGGAAACTGTCATCCAAACACAAACGGTGGGAACCATCGGTTACGCAGCACCAGGTGATGCATGA
- the LOC121778344 gene encoding F-box protein CPR1-like has protein sequence MSPLMERDFFGDLPSEITTNILSRLSIRSLAISKSVCKLWLNLINSDDFHKSEIKTPPALALLTKKTMGSTCCTIFEIEDRDEFDTEKSHDLHYIPLMDLEIPHGNGEFMEGITASGLLLLYSQSMEGNPLYLCNLITRESDYGHRVYTLGTGTWRRVEAGAASGFKFFGQNIVCNGNLHWIVFDLSHNIWICGFDVETECFRIFSVPPGGDRGGDLSVLKDCLCYSYAHDNEVVIWMMKEYQVEDSWTIEYKLRTISFGFDFDLDYICVHPTKHFKDGDILMLLDETDLVYYSNKIRTFQRVGIFKDAAAGYLTALIFTPSLFSLKNFGFENVISF, from the exons ATGAGTCCATTAATGGAGCGAGATTTCTTCGGAGATCTACCGTCAGAAATCACGACCAACATCCTCTCACGCCTCTCCATCCGAAGCCTCGCAATCAGCAAGTCCGTTTGCAAACTATGGCTCAATCTAATAAATTCCGACGATTTCCACAAATCCGAAATCAAAACCCCACCCGCCCTAGCCCTCTTGACAAAGAAGACGATGGGCTCAACTTGTTGCACGATTTTTGAAATTGAAGACAGAGACGAATTCGATACGGAGAAGAGCCATGATCTTCACTACATTCCGCTCATGGATCTGGAGATTCCTCACGGAAACGGAGAATTCATGGAAGGTATCACTGCTAGTGGATTGCTTCTTCTGTACTCGCAATCAATGGAAGGTAATCCTCTTTACCTCTGCAATTTGATCACTCGTGAAT CCGACTATGGTCATCGCGTATACACCCTCGGAACAGGAACGTGGAGGCGTGTTGAAGCCGGCGCTGCTTCCGGTTTCAAATTTTTTGGTCAAAACATTGTATGTAATGGGAACCTTCATTGGATAGTATTCGATTTGAGTCATAACATATGGATTTGTGGTTTTGATGTTGAAACCGAATGTTTTAGAATCTTCTCTGTTCCTCCTGGTGGAGATAGAGGTGGGGATTTGTCTGTTTTGAAGGACTGCCTGTGCTATTCTTACGCACACGACAATGAAGTTGTCATCTGGATGATGAAGGAATACCAAGTCGAGGATTCTTGGACCATAGAGTACAAGTTGCGTACTATTagttttggttttgattttgatttggaTTATATATGTGTTCATCCAACTAAACATTTTAAGGATGGTGACATTTTGATGTTGCTGGACGAAACTGATCTCGTCTACTACTCCAATAAGATAAGAACTTTTCAACGAGTCGGTATATTTAAGGATGCAGCTGCGGGTTACCTTACCGCCCTGATTTTCACTCCTAGCCTTTTCTCACTCAAGAATTTTGGATTCGAGAATGTGATCTCGTTTTAG
- the LOC121778877 gene encoding uncharacterized protein LOC121778877: protein MIREIQAQKIAKALENDELETGTGLKQGRGLKRPGDTRWSSHYKTLLNIMDLFSAIFNVLVIIGKKGSSDDKAKAQGVLYSIESFDFNFMAQLMTTIFGYTNDLCLALQRRDQDIINAMRLVTLTKDQLQKMRDVRWEIQLNKVIDLLLQELDNRFDEVNMELIRCMACFNPKNNFSSFDKEKVLKLATFYPSDFSNCELMAIECQLDIFIEDMKNDSDFQNLQDIGSLLMKLVETKRDVAYPHVFLLIKLILILPVATASVERVFSGMTFVKNKLRNRIGDQSLNDCLVTFIEKDIFLYVSDDAVLNTVQDGQWQRCRVSAAAGVSGTGWPCFLLARLFFIVGKGQGG from the exons ATGATTCGTGAAATTCAAGCACAAAAAATCGCTAAAGCCTTAGAGAATGACGAACTTGAAACAGGGACGGGGTTGAAACAGGGACGGGGTTTGAAAAGGCCTGGAGACACTCGTTGGAGTTCTCACTACAAGACTCTTTTGAATATCATGGACTTGTTTTCTGCAATTTTTAACGTTCTAGTGATAATTGGGAAGAAGGGTTCTTCAGATGATAAGGCAAAAGCTCAAGGCGTTTTATACTCAATAGAGtcatttgattttaattttatggcaCAGCTAATGACCACTATATTTGGGTACACTAATGATTTGTGTCTTGCTTTACAAAGAAGGGATCAAGATATTATTAATGCTATGAGGCTCGTCACTTTAACCAAGGACCAGTTACAGAAAATGAGGGATGTCAGATGGGAGATTCAACTGAATAAG GTAATTGATTTATTACTTCAAGAACTTGATAACCGATTTGATGAGGTCAATATGGAGTTGATTAGGTGCATGGCTTGCTTCAATCCTAAAAATAACTTCTCTTCTTTTGACAAGGAAAAGGTACTTAAACTTGCCACTTTTTATCCTTCCGACTTTTCAAACTGTGAATTGATGGCTATTGAGTGCCAACTTGATATATTCATCGAAGATATGAAAAATGATAGTGACTTTCAAAATTTACAAGATATTGGTTCTCTTCTGATGAAACTTGTTGAAACAAAGAGAGATGTCGCTTATCCTCATGTGTTTTTGCTTataaagttgattttgattcttcCGGTTGCTACTGCAAGTGTAGAGAGAGTGTTTTCCGGAATGACGTTTGTGAAGAATAAGTTGCGAAATAGGATTGGTGATCAATCTTTGAATGATTGTTTGGTCACTTTCATTGAGAAAGATATATTTCTATATGTTTCTGATGACGCT GTGCTCAACACGGTACAGGATGGTCAATGGCAGCGTTGCAGGGTATCTGCCGCTGCTGGGGTGAGTGGTACCGGCTGGCCTTGCTTCCTTTTAGCCAGGCTCTTCTTCATAGTTGGAAAG GGACAAGGAGGCTGA
- the LOC121778878 gene encoding zinc finger MYM-type protein 1-like, translated as MENAPGNCQLISPIIQKDIINCCAKETTKRIVDDLGEDCFAILADESSDVLQKEQLSLCMRYVEKKSGNVVERFIGLVHVADTTALSLRSAILALLSEHSLSPSNIRGQGYDGASNMKGEIHGLKTLIMEDTPSAYYIHCFAH; from the coding sequence ATGGAAAATGCACCTGGAAATTGTCAATTGATATCTCCAATTATTCAAAAGGATATTATCAATTGTTGTGCTAAAGAAACAACTAAGCGAATTGTGGATGATCTTGGTGAGGATTGCTTTGCTATATTAGCCGATGAATCAAGCGATGTGTTGCAAAAGGAACAATTATCCCTTTGCATGCGCTatgttgaaaaaaaaagtggaaATGTAGTTGAACGATTCATTGGTCTTGTGCATGTCGCTGATACAACAGCTTTGTCTCTTAGAAGTGCAATTTTGGCTTTGCTTTCTGAACATTCACTGAGTCCATCTAATATTCGAGGACAAGGATATGATGGGGCTAGTAATATGAAGGGTGAGATACATGGACTTAAGACTTTGATTATGGAAGATACTCCAAGTGCTTACTACATCCACTGCTTTGCGCATTAG